Proteins found in one Erythrobacter sp. KY5 genomic segment:
- a CDS encoding putative DNA modification/repair radical SAM protein translates to MSGETLREKLEILADAAKYDASCASSGTARKNSLGGKGIGSTEGMGICHAYAPDGRCISLLKILLTNHCIFDCHYCVNRKSSNVRRARFTPQEVADLTLNFYKRNYIEGLFLSSGIVKSANHTMEQLVEAARILREEHDFRGYIHLKSIPEADPELIDQAGLHADRVSINVELPTRSGLSRLAPDKDEAQIEGAMDKTKARIIQAKDERKRFKHAPRFAPAGQSTQMIVGADAASDADIVGKASTLYKAFGLRRVYYSAFSPIPDASAVLPLKRPPLMREHRLYQSDWLMRFYGYAPGEVAQATEADGNLPLDIDPKLAWALKFREQFPVDVNRASKEQLLRVPGLGTTAVARILKARRHRTLRLDDVARLTQSIAKVRPFLCTLDWQPTMLTDRADLRALLAPKQEQLELF, encoded by the coding sequence ATGTCCGGTGAAACGCTCCGCGAAAAACTCGAAATTCTTGCCGATGCGGCAAAATATGATGCGTCGTGCGCGTCATCGGGAACTGCGCGCAAGAACTCGCTTGGGGGGAAAGGCATTGGCTCGACCGAGGGGATGGGCATCTGCCATGCTTATGCGCCCGATGGACGCTGCATCTCGCTTTTAAAGATCCTACTGACCAATCATTGTATTTTCGACTGCCACTATTGCGTGAACCGAAAAAGCTCAAATGTGAGGCGCGCGCGCTTCACGCCGCAGGAAGTCGCGGACCTCACGCTCAATTTCTACAAGCGCAATTATATCGAAGGGCTGTTCCTGTCCTCCGGCATCGTCAAAAGCGCCAACCACACGATGGAGCAACTGGTCGAGGCCGCGCGCATCCTGCGCGAAGAACACGATTTTCGCGGCTATATTCACCTCAAATCGATCCCTGAAGCTGACCCTGAACTGATCGATCAGGCGGGGCTTCATGCCGACCGCGTCTCGATCAACGTCGAGCTGCCGACCCGCTCGGGTCTCTCGCGCCTCGCACCTGATAAGGACGAGGCACAGATCGAGGGCGCAATGGACAAGACCAAGGCGCGGATCATTCAGGCCAAGGATGAGCGCAAGCGTTTCAAGCACGCGCCGCGCTTCGCACCTGCCGGCCAATCGACCCAGATGATCGTTGGCGCGGATGCGGCGAGCGATGCCGATATCGTGGGCAAGGCGAGCACGCTCTACAAGGCGTTCGGTCTGCGCCGTGTTTATTACAGCGCTTTCTCTCCGATCCCAGATGCGAGTGCGGTGCTGCCGTTGAAACGCCCGCCGCTAATGCGAGAGCACAGGCTATATCAATCGGACTGGCTGATGCGGTTTTATGGGTATGCACCCGGAGAAGTCGCACAGGCGACCGAGGCGGATGGCAACTTGCCGCTCGACATTGATCCCAAGCTTGCATGGGCGTTGAAATTCAGGGAGCAGTTTCCGGTCGACGTAAACCGCGCGTCAAAAGAACAATTGCTGCGCGTGCCGGGGCTGGGAACGACGGCGGTGGCGCGCATCCTCAAGGCACGGCGACATCGGACATTACGGCTTGATGATGTGGCCAGGCTCACCC